TGTTACAACAGAAGTCGGCCCCTTAAAAGGGACAGATACAACAGAGATCTTGGAGGTAGCCGAGATCCTCAATGGAAAGGTTGACGGTGTAAATGTAACCGATCAGCAAAGTGCCGTGATGAGGCTTGGTTCACTGGCAACCTGCGCTCTGCTTGTAAAAAAAGGTTTGGATCCCATTTTTCAGATGACCTGCCGCGATAGGAACAGGATC
This genomic window from Deltaproteobacteria bacterium contains:
- a CDS encoding methylenetetrahydrofolate reductase, which encodes MALKEALDKGKFVVTTEVGPLKGTDTTEILEVAEILNGKVDGVNVTDQQSAVMRLGSLATCALLVKKGLDPIFQMTCRDRNRI